One Camarhynchus parvulus unplaced genomic scaffold, STF_HiC, whole genome shotgun sequence DNA window includes the following coding sequences:
- the LOC115915874 gene encoding olfactory receptor 14A16-like, which produces MSNSSSIRHFLLLALADTRQLQLLHFCLLLGISLAALLGNGLIISAVACGHHLHTPMFFFLLNLALSDLGSICTTVPKAMHNSLWDTRNISYTGCAAQLFFFVFFISAEFSLLTIMCYDHYVSICKPLHYGTLLGSRACAHMAAAAWASAFLNALMHTANTFSLPLCHGNALGQFFCEIPQILKLSCSHSNFRELGLLAVSACLGFGCFVFIVFSYVQIFRAVLRIPSEQGRHKAFSTCLPHLAVVSLFVSTGTLVYLKPPSMSSPSLDLALSVLYSVVPSALNPLIYSLRNQELKAAVWRLMTGCFQKH; this is translated from the coding sequence atgtccaacagcagctccatcaggcacttcctcctgctggcattggcagacacgcggcagctgcagctcctgcacttctgcctcttgctgggcatctccctggctgccctcctgggcaacggcctcatcatcagcgccgtagcctgcggccaccacctgcacacgcccatgttcttcttcctgctcaacctggccctcagcgacctgggctccatctgcaccactgtgcccaaagccatgcacaattccctctgggacaccaggaacatcTCCTACACTGgatgtgctgcacagctctttttctttgtgttcttcATCTCAGCAGAGTTTTCCCTCCTGACCATCATGTGCTACGACCACTAcgtgtccatctgcaaacccctgcactacgggaccctcctgggcagcagagcttgtgcccacatggcagcagctgcctgggccagtgcctttctcaatgctctcatgcacacggccaatacattttccctgcccctgtgccatggcaatgccctgggccagttcttctgtgaaatcccacagatcctcaagctctcctgctcacaCTCCAACTTCAGAGAACTGGGGCTTCTTGCTGTTAGTGCCTGTTTAGGTTTCggttgttttgtgttcattgttttctcctatgtgcagatcttcagggctgtgctgaggatcccctctgagcagggacggcacaaagccttttccacctgcctccctcacctggccGTGGTCTCTTTGTTTGTCAGCACTGGTACATTGGTCTACCTGAAgcccccctccatgtcctccccatctctggatctggccctgtcagttctgtactcGGTGGTGCCTtcagccctgaaccccctcatctacagcctgaggaaccaggagctcaaggctgcagtgtggagactgatgactggatgctttcagaaacattaa